From the genome of Scleropages formosus chromosome 25, fSclFor1.1, whole genome shotgun sequence:
TGCGGACAAGCTTGGTGGGGTAATCCCCCATGTATTTCAGAATAGGTGCAGACAAAGTCAAGGAAAAAGAGTTTCCCCATAAGAGACAAAACAAAGCCCTAATTATGAGCTTGggatgggtttcctcctactcAGTAACATTATTTACACTCTCCCAAGATGTTGTCTTTAATTATGCATTCTGTCATATTTTGCGAGGTAAGTTTAATGAATCTGCCACTATTACTATAAACGGTGTAATAATACTTCAGTTTACTGCCATCATTTGTTTAGATTAAGACAGCTCTTCTAATGAAGCTGACACTCCACTGTTTCCTGATGATATTATCTCACCCTGGAAGGATATCAGTGAAGCATAGGCAGGCCTGCTGGCAAAGCTCTGAGTTGCCCTCTAGTCTCTTTAGCAGTGGTTGCCTGAGGGGTTCCTGGGAGCAGGCCCAGAGCTTCTCCTTAGCTCCACCTTTACTCCGGTCCTTGCCAGGTTGTCTAGAGGCCCAAGATGGAGAACAAAGAAAGATCACTGAGGTTCACCTCAGTGCTTGAGAAATGAAGTTTGCAAAGGCAAAGCAATTTTCCATCAAGTGTCCCTACCTAAAGTATTCAAAGGAGAACTCTTTTAGCGAGACAGGTGCCACTCGGTCCACGGTAGTTTCTCCTCCCTGGGTGGTCTGCACAACGGAATTCTTTTTCTCTGAAGGCAGGTTCAGCAAGCTCTATAACCAGAGCCACACAAAGCAATTAATAGGGCTGCACCATGCAGGCCTCATCATACCATTCTGGTGACTGACACTCATTACATGTAGCGATGAAGTGAACTATACCAGAAGCTCATTGGTTGGCTTGTTAAGGATTGGCAGGATCAAGATGGCATCCACTGAGATGGCCCCTGTTAGGCCAGTCCGTTCATTTTTCCCCTTAATCCAGCCGCGGTTATGCAAATTCTCACTGTCTTTGATGAGGAAAAGCATATCTCCTTTCTTGACACTGAGAAATGTGGGGTCATCTACAGAAAGGCAAAAGTAGTAATATTATTTCATGAAAACAAGTGGTATAGCTGCTAGAGTCTGCAATCTTTCCCAAGAGACCAGTACCAAGTCATTATCTTGGGTAGGGTCCTCAAAATCCTACCTTGTCTGCTGGAGTCCTGCAATGCTACAGCGTAGTGAGATCGCTCTTTAAGTCCTTCCAGAAACATccccaccagctgccccatttcctccacagaggaggagcagagagTGATGTTTCCCTTCAGCGTGGTCAGTGAGAGGAACTGTACGGCCGCATTGCCATCGCTGCAGTGGGCAGTGGTGAGAGGCAGGAAGAGCAGATATACATGGAAATTGATTTTTCGGTTCCAGTGTTCATTGTCTAACCTTTTTCTATTTATGAATCTACACTATACAACGATTGTTCATTTCCTCTTTTATCCTTATGTTTGCCTCAATACCTTATCATGTCAACCCCAGTAATTTCAGGGAAAGGGAATTCCTGGAGCACCTCTTTGTCATCCCGGAAAGAGATCCCAGAACAATTAACAGTGGCAAACATCTTGTCTTTGAGTAAATCTGGACCTGTGGATGCATGACCTGCTAAATTagtacacataaaaaaaaacagtaaaaaggcCCATAGAGATAACAAAAAGGTATGTTTTACCTGAAGATTTTTCAACTTCAAAAAATTTGGAGAAGGACATAGACCACTTCAGGTGAGCATAATCTACAACTTCTGCCTTCACGGTGTCTGCACTCCTGTTTGACTTTATGTAAGGACCCTAAAAAGATATAAAAGTCCAACACATTTTATAGAGAGCTTTATGACAGTAGcagaaatatgtaatatgtaaatattttaaaactatcCAGGAAGGCTGAAGATGGTTTCAAATGGTGTTTTGCATACCTTAAGATATTCTGTCTTAATGTGCTGAGCCAATTTAGCCTGTGACTTGGTTTCAATTAAAGTGATGTTCATACATTCCTGAACCACTTTCTTTGCATTCTCGTCACTGGCATCTGCTCCAAACTGCACATAGAAGTGTTTCGCTGCAAGCTGGATATAATCATCCTCCTGGAGGTCACACATGACATGAGTGTTGAGTGAGACCCACTCAGATGTCAACTAAATTCACATTTGACTTTGTAAATCAGTTTTGCTTTTAGGTTGGTTGATTGGTATAAGAAACTTGTACAACATCAACAGCTCAAAATATTGCCGAAACAAGTTAAAATGTTGAACAGCATGAGATGAAGTTTTCCTCTTCATTCTGGACATAATGCGTTAAACCTATGCAGCAAAGATTGCCGGAGAGTCAGGTGGGGAGCTATAGGTCTGTAGTCTCAGTCACCTTGTCTGACTGGTATTCTCCTTGCTTCAGACCGTGGATGATCTGCTTATAGATGAGGTTGGTGCTGATGGGGTCCTGACTGCAGTCGTGCCAGGGCGTAAAGATCTCCTTGCGAAAGTAGAGGCGCCAAGGTGCATGCTGCTCCTCCTCACCTCTCCTCTTCACCTCCTGCTCACACTGTGAGATGGCATCCATAACGTGTTGCTTGCCAGAACCCAGTGACCACAGCTGCAAACACGGACAGCATTCCTTTCAAAATTAGTGGGTTGTGCTCGCTAACAGTGTACTACAGGACATCCCTCCAGGTCAAAAGTCATTCATCTTTTATGAGGAACCTATTACCTTTTCATAAAGACTAACGTAAACTGAGAATCCAAAGGTGTCTTTCAGGTTGAAATTCTGTGCAATTTCTTGGCAAATTTCTGCAGAGTTGGTGGCTGAATCCATGGTTAAGTTGATGCTCTGTCCATCCGTGAGTGTCACAGACAACACCATGGGTTTCTTGTTCTCTGCTGCCTGATGTCAGAAGAAAATGGTTAAGGTTCCAACCAGAACAAGAGAGTGCTGTTAAACTGTGCTTAATTGAACCAGAAAGATTCTTGACTTTGGCTACTTACCTGTAGCTCTCTCCAGCAAGGCGGTTCAGATCGATTTCCATTAGTAAGAGTTCGTCGCAGCCTTTCCAGACAGTACTGGGAATGGCCAGCAGGACCAGAACGGATGAAGCTTTGTAAGTACTATGGGTGGATTAAAATACATCTTAAAACCTCACCAAATATTACAGCTCAAACATAATCAACAAGCTCCAGTCTATTTGTAATGACTGGTCAACCTGCCTCAGTGAAACGTTCAGATGGGGTGAAGATGCCAAGGCAGATGAACAGGAGAACCCAGCCTCGATGGACACTTTTTGGGTTGTCATTCCCTACCAACTGTTTGCAAATCTGGCAGTAAATCTCATCCCTGTAAAAGGCacacagagaaattaaaaaaggtcAACTGCTGTCCACGCAGTCTACACTTTTTATAAATGATACAttggaattttttattttctgttacttAAAAGTGGTGTCAGTCTAAAGGATATACACTTCTTATGATTCTAGCTCCCCTAGAGCTGTAAAACTCTAAAATGTTCAAGTACCTTATATTTTTTCTAACAATAGCATATCCCACTATGATGTGGAGTTTTTCAAGGGAAGACATTGGTCGATGTAAGGTGGGCCCTTCTCCAATAAAGacctcttcctcttccctcACTGTTTCCACGGGCTTTGAAGGGTTCTCTGTTACTCCCTGAAACAAGTGACCATGGGGTAAGCTGGTGATCATTTGATATTAGTTGATATATGAGGTTCTCtatcattccaaaaaaaaatgcatagaaAGAGGAAACTTGGAATCTAACATTAAATATGACCTCTAACACAGGCTTCTGCCTACCTCTTCTGGGATTGCTGAAGGTCTTCGGTCTCGGAATCCACCCTTCTTTTTCCCTCTCAGCAGTTTCTGTAAGAAAACAAATGGTTAATAACAGGGCTTACCAGTCCCCCAAGGTTTTTTGCATAAACAGCCAAAAAATTGACTGGAAGAATCAGTTTTTTGTGGGACAACACACATGATCAAggccaaccagactgctgagGCGCCGACCCTGCCTCTGGCCCAGATTCTGTTGAATGGACTGATCTGCCGCAGACGGGACCTTATCTTGCGCCTGCTTGGGCTCAGGGATATCTCCCATGAACCTCAGGATGAGCCACCAAATAGTCAGGCAGGCCTAGGCAGAAGGGCAGTATACATGGCAGATACATGGACTTGAAAAATGACATTGATAGTTTGAGCACCACTCCcaaataatatgaatataaataagtaaaatactgtatgtttcctGGACTAGACACATCATGTGAGCATAAAAAATagcaatatttacaataaaggGCACTGCTTTGCAGGAACTGGGTGTGTGTCCAATGTCACGGCTGGGCAAAAGACTTAAAGACCAAAATGCACAAGAAACAAGCTGCTATTGTTACATTTTGAATTTATATCAATGCATCTATCCCAAGCTTAGCCAACTGAGTTGCCTggccttttcatatttttccaaagcatgaAATGAATTCATAACATGAGGGGTAGCTTCCTGTGGCCTCAAGCTATGAGAAAGCAGTCAGGCTCAGGGTGTGACATTGTATTAAAGACAAGCTAAAGACTTCCAAAAGATAGTGGAAATGGTGAGTTACCAGGGCATCTCCTTCATCTTCATGCGGCAGCAGGGGGTTACGCAGTCGCTGGCGGATATGGGAGTGTGTGGCCGACCCTTGGAAGTAAGCGGAAGCAAATTTGGCAAAGGAGTATTCGTCATCAGCTTCACAGACTTCCTCCTTTGGAGTTTCTTCTACTGTTGGGATCTCATCTAAATTTATCTCCTCGGGCATGATTCTCGAGCCTTCTCGGTCCTGAAGTCATGGAGACAGAAATATATTGGTATAATGCTGCTGCGGATTATTATGTCAGAACACCAAACTAAGAGGTCAAAGGATTATGGTCAAATTGTCCCTTTGAAAACTTTGGCAAAACAGACCTCGGATTCCTCTGGAGCCGAACCCTCCTGGCCACCTACATTAGGGGGCAGGAACCTAAAAATGTTCTCCAGCATTTTCTCTTCACTGATGGTTTCAGACTTGGagttttcttcctccttttggCTCTGGCGGAGGACCTCCTCCAGTTTCCGCTGGAGCTCCATGGCAGCTTGCTCCTGAGCTTCACGTTCTTGAGCTGAAAGCAAGGCCTGACCCAAAACAGAGAAAAGTCACACAAGAGCAAACAGCTTTCAGTGGGTTTAGAGCATAGGGACTCCTGTGAGTTTCTGTACTCAATGCATATCAAAACACATttgtcatcacacacacacacacacacacacacacacacacacacacacacacagacacacacatacatcgcctgaaaccacttgccccatatggggccgcggggagccggagcctaacccggcaacacagggcgaagggctggagggggaggggacatacccaggacgggacaccagagagcaggacccggtccaacccactgcgccaccgcacccccccttcatTTGTCATCTGACTAAGCCAAATCCTTAGTGTAAATTTTTTAGAAATCTTCAAGCACACTTACAGTATTTAGAATACTTAATGGAATAAGCTATGGCTGACATACGACTGTGCTTTTTAAGGAATAATCTTGTCAAGAAAGATCCCCCACAGGAACTCACATTTTTCCTTATCTTGGTGACAGCTTTCCTGGCCAATAACCCCCTGATGTGGGCTTGCAGGACCACTGCTGCCTCTCGCTTGCTTTTCCAGTCCTTTCTGTTCACATATCCTCGAATCCGGGCCTGCAGCACAATGGCAGCTGCCCGTTTTTTATCATATTGCAACTGAAGCTGCCGGGCTCGGACCCTGGCCTGCAGGCGTTCAAAGCCGATTTGCACCtaagagaagaagaagcagagTGAATTTTAACACCTTACATCAACCAACCTTTTTGAAAtggtatttgtgtgaaataagaAACAAATTGACCACCATTTTGGGATTATTTTACCCTGTACGATTGCACCTATTACAACTGAGCATTCCATTGCTTTTAAGGTTTCCTACCACTCTGTACTGTTTCCTGATGCTGTACCCTCGCCAGTGCTTCTGCAAGACCAGTGCAGCCCTCCTCTTGTTTACAAATTGCTTTCTGCAGGCACAGATAGACAGAACCTCTTTGGCATCAGAAATGATCGGTCATCAGGTGGCCAGTTGGGAGTAAAAGCAACATAAAGACGCTTCTTAGACTGTGATGTTGTACCTGAAGTTGTAGACCTGCAACACTCTCTGGATAAGAACGGCTTTTTTCCTGATCTCCCTGTCTCGCTCGATTTCCAGAAGACTATCATGGAAATCCTGGCATGGAAAaggcataaataataaatgaagacCATTAATTTTCATTCACAATTAGAAGAGAATATTTAACACACTTGTTTAAATTTGGCAACGCTGAATTAAGAAATGTCATGAAAGTTATAGTCTGATGTGAGCAACATATTTTTAGTCCATGGTTTTACTCAGTTTTCCCATTGGCAATGCGATTCCATGGTACCTTGAGAAAGATTTTTGTTTTGCCGATTTTCCAGTCACCTTCTCCTCTGATGTAGGCTTTGCAGATGCAGTCACAGCATTTGTCAACTGGTTCCTATAGATACAGACCAAGAACTTGACGTGAGACTATTGCATCCAATAAGGCACAAAAACTgccttgcattaaaaaaagccTGAGACaaattgaattattttcatCAACCCAAATTGTAACAAAGTCACACAGAAGGCATCTCTCACAGTTTTGGGGTCACAGATGGAGGTCCGTAGTAACACCCGATAGCGCTGCAAAAACTCCTGGAAGGTGTGCCTTATGGGATAGCCCATCTTCCGTATTCGAATGGTTTCTGTCATCCCAGAGTATCTCAGTTGACTCATGCAAAGTTCCCGGTCAAAAACCTAACAGGAGCATAAAAAAGCAGTTACAAATTACAGTTTATCTACAGGAAACTTTTCCCTGATCCATTTCATTGATAGTATGAGAAGAAAAAGATGTTCTCTACCATCATTGATGGAGTTGCTAGATGGACCAGTAGTCCATGTAAGGATTTTGACAGGGTTTGCAAAAACCAGGAAAGGCTTTAGTAACCACTTCTATGAAAACCAGCAGGtaactggaaatattttgaaagtttGTGTATGACGGGGATGCAAAGAATCAGGTGGTAGCCAAGGTTCATGGCCTGCAGAAAGCAGAAAGCAAGCTGTGTGCTACAGAATGAAGGCAGGTATGCTTCACGAGAATATCAATGGCTGAAGAAATGTTGAGGTATTGGAGGGTAAGAGAAgaatatttgcactaattttcAAAGAAGGTATACAAAAATATTGGGGGCACATACAGCTTTCTTAAAGATTGGTGGACATACCCTCACCCTCTTGTTAGGCCTATGATTATGAGAATTCTCAAGTCTTTATTAAGCTGTTTGGGGGCCTCAAGCCTTAAGTCTTTTTGGGAGCCTGAATACAAAATACTACTTATTCCTACTTCTTGCCATAAAATGATATGAAGTGATGGAGAGAACTCTTAAAAGTGCCCATTTTAGTGATAATTACCTTGGGCTTCTTGTGGTCATTGGGTTTGAAGCAGCGTATGAAGTAGGGCtggcagacagagagagtcttCATCAGGGACTCCAGGGACTGACGGAACTGGCCACACAAGGTGGGCGTCTGTCGTTTCATGTCAGGTGTGTGCTAGGGATACATATTTCAAGTAAGTGATTTCAGTAACCCCCATTGTCGATGCAGATATTACACATTTAAGggtttttcatatatttttctaaTGATGTGACAGTGGAACCACATACAGCTGCTACTGACCCGCAGGGAGTTTTTAGGAGTCACTAGTATCCTGCCATTGGGCCTGGCAATCAGTGCAATGGAATTGAGCTCAGCTTGGAAGATCTCCCTAAGAAACTTGTTAGAGGAGGTCTCCACCAGCTTGATGAGGTCTGAGCTCAGGGCATCTCTGTTCTTCTCAAGGAAATCTGAAAGAGTACCAGACGAAATGATAAAGGTTACGGACGAATATCAAAAACCGTCATCGCTCTGAAGGTTCTAACTGAAAATTATAATGCTACAAAAACTGCAATCTGCAGGTTTAACACAAAGTTGGCATTATTGTTTAATATCCAAATACATACATCCGTAAAGACACATTTGCTTTATCTTAATCCTGCAAGGTTTATGGACTGAACAAGCCCCTTATGTTTTTGGATGATCCACAATATTAAATCCTTCAGCCTGAGAGGCTGTACCTGTGGCATCATAGTAGACGACCCCTGCGAAATGCTGGATCCCAAATTCCATGTCATGGCTGCTCTTGGGAGGAAGAAACAGGTTGTTTTTTCTATGCACCTGGGCCATCTTATTCAGCATTGTGGAGTCACTGCCctgaatgaaatataaaaaacactCAGCAACCGTAAGGGACTGAAAGAACTCAAGACtatgaaagcacacacacacacgcattttcagaaccgcttgtcccatatggggtcacggggaaccggagcctacccggcaacacagggcgtaaggctggagggggaggggacacacccaggacgggacgccagtccgtcgcaaggcaccccaagcgggacttgaaccccagacccactggagagcaggactgtggtccaacccactgcgccaccgcaccccccactatgAAAGCactttaccattattattattattagtgttattattattattaagtagaTATTTTAAACCAGTGAACCCTGAAAACTTATCAGAAATAAAGACCAcgaaaaaaattcagttaattgagaaatctatccatccatctatccattgtcaataaccgcttgtcccaaggtaATTTTCTtgaacaatatttaatattatatacagGACTAATAAAattttgtatacattttttagaTCCCTAAGACCACGATATGTTGCATGACCAACAAGGCTGGCTGACATTAGtttctgttcttctcttccaGGTAAAGGTGGGCTTGAGAAGCAGATGCCAATGCAGTCACCTTTGGAAAGTGGCTCTCCTCATCGATGAGGGCCAACATGTTGAGGGGCTTGATGGCCAGCAGGTCCAAGGTGCACTGATTATCACTGAACGCCATATGCTTCCAGGGAATGTTCTCGAGCATgtactcctcctgctcctgcttgaAGATGTGCTTGACAAAgaactgctgcagctgctcgTTGGCGAAGTTGATGCACAGTTGCTCGAAGCTGAgtcgcacacacacataaacacactaaGGAAGGTCACATTCATATGGGCTGATTCTGTCTCTGGATTGATACACAGCTACCACCAGTgacacacagagctgctttgTCACACATCCACCCCACGTTCTGCAGCAGACCTGAAATAACCACCACCGCTAATCTTAAAATTGTTCATTGGTGATGTTAGGGGACAAAGCACACATagttttcagaaataataaaatgcaacatTCTTTTCTCACACATCACACATTGAATGGGAATATACACACCTATTTATGTCAAAGTTCTCAAAGCCGAAGATGTCCAGCAATCCGATGGACCGGTGACTGTTTCTGTCATTGCCCGAAGGGGCCTTGTAAATCGCGCTGTTAatttttcccacaatccacACAAACAGCCGACCATAAATTGcctgagtaaacacacacacgcttagAAACAGCCAGCCACAAATGGTCTGAGCAAAGACACCACGCAAACACAGATTATGTGGATCACAGCTCATCGGTTATTTCAATGCTTGTATTAATCCAAACAACTTGTTTGGGTTAATAGTTAATGGCAGCGAAAAATAACATAGCATTGATCCGCaacactgatttcttttttactcCATTTTCCGTCACTGACTTGACAATTATCCATGTGCTTTACAGGAAGGGCAATTTAGCAGTGAGTGTGACCTCTGATCCGATTTGTCTAGAAGCCGCACCTTGGCAAAAGCGTCCCTGCTGTCCGCAGCCTGTTCTGAGTTTAGTGGCTTGGTGACACGCTCCCTGTTGGTCATGAAGGAGCGATGTGTCAGGCTGGTCTCCAGATTCCTGGTGTCCACCTGGGAAAACATGAATGTTGACAAAACTGACTAAGACCAAATAGCCTGCAATGTCTACCCATGAAGTATCTAAGTTTGTAATGTAAATCGCTCTTCTGAAAATTatgataaaaaaattttaaagtatCGAACAAAGTAATGATTCATAGATATAAAACAAAGTACCTCCAGCAAGTTAGAAGCCATGTTCAAATGGAGGGATGCCTGGATGTCACAGGTCTCCAGGTTGTTTGAGACAGTTCCTAAACCATGAAAATAACATGACACTTTGTTCAGGCAGTGCTTCAGTAAACTTCAACTTCTAAATCCAATGTGCAGACAATAGATATCAATTTCCCTCAACCCAAGATTCAAGGTTGGCCACAGCACCTTGATGACTTCAGCCAGCACCAAGCTCTCACCTTTGAAGTTCATGTTACCCAAGTGGAGCAGAGCAGCCAACAACTTGAAGATCTCCCAGGTCTCTTTCTCCCTGAATGTGAGGATCTTCATGGCTGAGCGGATGTGGTTGTAGTCTGCAGTGTCGTCTCGTCCATCACAGCTGGTACAATTGCCCTGGAAGAAAAACTCATGAAATCATTGAATCCACCAGAACTTGATTCATGTTCATCTAAAATCAGGACCATTGCTTTCCTGCTTTGCTTGAGACACAAGGATTGGTCCTGAAGAGAGGTGGACCTTACCATGGTGAGATAGTTGTACTCTGTTGCACTTCCCAATGAGAGAATCTTCTTCTGCTCTGCCGGCATGCCGAGCAATATGCAATAAAAGATGTGGTAGTTTCTTTCCTCTGGCATCTACAGTGAATACAGTCAAATATATCAGTTTGAAAAGACCCTCAGTCTCCATGTAAAACAGTTGAAAAATTTCCAGGACAGGTGATAAAACCCACTTCTGCTATCGCTTATTCAAAATTCAGGGTAATCAGTTAATTAAACTGTGCTGTTTTAGAGGAAGAGTCGAGAATGTGTTCCTCCCCTTTCCTCAAAGTGCACACTaagagaaggaaggaaaggtAGGTTGCAGTAGGTGTTAGCCAAGTGCAATCCACAGCAAGCCAGTCCTAACCTGCACTGTCATAGCTGTCAGACAGCGGAAGTTCACAGAAAGAAAGCGGGACCTCACCTGGTGGCAAACACGAGACTTCTCCAGCAGGTACTGCTCCACACGTGCCCCTTCAATGGCGCCCGCCTTGTTGAAGTTGATGTCAATGTACTTTCCGAAGCGGCTGGAGTTGTCGTTGCGGATGGTCTTTGCATTGCCAAAGGCTGTGGAAAAAAGCAGGTGTGGATTACGGTAGGAGGGATGAGGAGTGACCAAGAGAAGTTGCAGATGCACGAGCAAGATGTGCTCTGAGTGATGGTGAAGTATCCTACCCTCCAGGATGGGGTTGGCCTCCAGGACCTGCTGCTCTATCCAGGAATGTTGACCACTCACAGCTGCCAGGAACTGCAGAATGAGCTTGGTGCTCTCTGTCTTGCCTGCACCGGACTCCCCACTGCCACAGGAAAAATTATGTTTGAAGGAGTGCACTAAATATTCCCAAGGACCATGGCACCATTTTGACCAGAAAGATCTTTTATGGTGAAGACTGTGAGATACCCATATTGAACATGTAAGTATTACATAGTAGTGCTGTACATGGAAAAGTGGCACATAGAGGAAGAGGGCAGAGAGCAGCTATGAAATATCTGAAAGGGTTCAACACAAGAAGACATTCATGATATGACACCTGATGATGCAGCACTGGTCACGCTGGTTCCTGTACATGTTATAGTAGCAGCTGTCAGCGATGGCAAAGACATGTGGTGGGAGTTCGCCCAGGCGCCGGTTGCGGTATAAGTGAACGTGTTCTGCCGTGTAGATGGGCAGCAGCTGGTAAGGGTTCATAGCCATCAGGATGGATCCTGTATACGTCTACAAATGAGCAGAGTAAACACCTCCTAAGCTACACCAGAATAACCAGGTACACGATATCCTGTCTACTCATGGCACATAACATTTATATgtctatatttattattttggcTTAAGGTCAAATGTTTCCTACAATAAAAGGACGAGTTAAGTAGAAGAACTGAATGCGTTTTCAGGAATCAAAGAAGAAATTAGTTTGAGCGGGACCCACGTAGATTATGCCTCCTCTGTGGCGCACAAGAAGGTTCCGGAGCAGGCCGGCCTCATTGAGGTCTCCCAGGCAGATCATGTCGTCAACGCCTTCCACAGAGGTGGGGTGCATGGGTCGAAGGGactcctccttcttctttgtGACTTTGTGCACCTAGTGGGACATTTGAAGAGGGTATGGCCAAGGAACCTCAGGCTCGGCTAACGTGATGAATACAAAGTTGGTGGTTCATCACATACCTTTCCCTCATCATCGACGAGTTGTCTCTGTCCGTTTTCCAAAACCTTGACCTGAGCTCCAATGGGTACGCCACTGTTATTGTCAAACCACACGTAGTCACCCTGAATGACAGCGGAGGACCCTGATCACTCAGTGTGTATGACAGCAAGTGTGTAACATCTCTGCTCAAATTTTCATGCGCAATATCCCAGAGCTGTGTCTTTCAGAAGTAAAATAAGATCATTTTGACTATGAAAAATGTCCACATGTATGGTGAAAAAATTCTTTTCTCCTCCAACACCATAAATTACCCAACAGCCAGGAGAGCATTATTGCAGTATGGCACCTTACCTGTCCAAACACAaccatttccttcttttttcccttGCAACCTACACATAGAAGAAAACACGTGAGCAGTTTGAAAAACTCACTTGATCCTCAAAAACAGATGAAACGACGCCAGTTCCGGAGTCGTACTGTAAGTGAACTGAAACATGTACCCTTCTTCCAGAAGCCAGGTGTATGGAGTTCATGTTACCTAATGCAGGCGTTTCATAACATTCATGACATTCAGTGATGATGCTAAATGGTGACCACACCTTGAGTGTATCTAACCAACACACCAATTCCTCTAAAACCTCTATTTGTATACTACAACCGTGTTTActccattcatttcatttcattcattatctTCCCATCTCTTGACTAAAAACGATGACCAACATCACTGTCAAAACCCAAAAAACTAGGGTTCACCCTACAGTCAAGTAGTCCCTTTTTTTGCAACAACACTTGTGTAACTCACAAAATAATATTAGT
Proteins encoded in this window:
- the myo7bb gene encoding unconventional myosin-VIIb, whose protein sequence is MVVFGQGDYVWFDNNSGVPIGAQVKVLENGQRQLVDDEGKVHKVTKKKEESLRPMHPTSVEGVDDMICLGDLNEAGLLRNLLVRHRGGIIYTYTGSILMAMNPYQLLPIYTAEHVHLYRNRRLGELPPHVFAIADSCYYNMYRNQRDQCCIISGESGAGKTESTKLILQFLAAVSGQHSWIEQQVLEANPILEAFGNAKTIRNDNSSRFGKYIDINFNKAGAIEGARVEQYLLEKSRVCHQMPEERNYHIFYCILLGMPAEQKKILSLGSATEYNYLTMGNCTSCDGRDDTADYNHIRSAMKILTFREKETWEIFKLLAALLHLGNMNFKGTVSNNLETCDIQASLHLNMASNLLEVDTRNLETSLTHRSFMTNRERVTKPLNSEQAADSRDAFAKAIYGRLFVWIVGKINSAIYKAPSGNDRNSHRSIGLLDIFGFENFDINSFEQLCINFANEQLQQFFVKHIFKQEQEEYMLENIPWKHMAFSDNQCTLDLLAIKPLNMLALIDEESHFPKGSDSTMLNKMAQVHRKNNLFLPPKSSHDMEFGIQHFAGVVYYDATDFLEKNRDALSSDLIKLVETSSNKFLREIFQAELNSIALIARPNGRILVTPKNSLRHTPDMKRQTPTLCGQFRQSLESLMKTLSVCQPYFIRCFKPNDHKKPKVFDRELCMSQLRYSGMTETIRIRKMGYPIRHTFQEFLQRYRVLLRTSICDPKTEPVDKCCDCICKAYIRGEGDWKIGKTKIFLKDFHDSLLEIERDREIRKKAVLIQRVLQVYNFRKQFVNKRRAALVLQKHWRGYSIRKQYRVVQIGFERLQARVRARQLQLQYDKKRAAAIVLQARIRGYVNRKDWKSKREAAVVLQAHIRGLLARKAVTKIRKNVSSCGGSFLTRLFLKKHSRMSAIAYSIKYSKYSQEREAQEQAAMELQRKLEEVLRQSQKEEENSKSETISEEKMLENIFRFLPPNVGGQEGSAPEESEDREGSRIMPEEINLDEIPTVEETPKEEVCEADDEYSFAKFASAYFQGSATHSHIRQRLRNPLLPHEDEGDALACLTIWWLILRFMGDIPEPKQAQDKVPSAADQSIQQNLGQRQGRRLSSLVGLDHKLLRGKKKGGFRDRRPSAIPEENPSKPVETVREEEEVFIGEGPTLHRPMSSLEKLHIIVGYAIVRKNIRDEIYCQICKQLVGNDNPKSVHRGWVLLFICLGIFTPSERFTEYLQSFIRSGPAGHSQYCLERLRRTLTNGNRSEPPCWRELQAAENKKPMVLSVTLTDGQSINLTMDSATNSAEICQEIAQNFNLKDTFGFSVYVSLYEKLWSLGSGKQHVMDAISQCEQEVKRRGEEEQHAPWRLYFRKEIFTPWHDCSQDPISTNLIYKQIIHGLKQGEYQSDKEDDYIQLAAKHFYVQFGADASDENAKKVVQECMNITLIETKSQAKLAQHIKTEYLKGPYIKSNRSADTVKAEVVDYAHLKWSMSFSKFFEVEKSSGPDLLKDKMFATVNCSGISFRDDKEVLQEFPFPEITGVDMISDGNAAVQFLSLTTLKGNITLCSSSVEEMGQLVGMFLEGLKERSHYAVALQDSSRQDDPTFLSVKKGDMLFLIKDSENLHNRGWIKGKNERTGLTGAISVDAILILPILNKPTNELLSLLNLPSEKKNSVVQTTQGGETTVDRVAPVSLKEFSFEYFRQPGKDRSKGGAKEKLWACSQEPLRQPLLKRLEGNSELCQQACLCFTAILKYMGDYPTKLVRSPLELTDQIFGPAMQNEDLRDEVFCQIMRQMTNNHNRMSMNNGWQLLWLCCGLFPPSQALLRYTLRFLETRPREPLASECLKRMKGMMRMEPRKRAPHQVEVDAIQQNSTQIFHKVHFPNETEEIFEVTTTTRIRDLCRNIAAKLLLASADGFSLFVKTTDRVQSLNDTDYFFDSLKQITDNPKKSKKPKDGIPTNMPYLVFFMRKLWFNVIPGRDLQADFTFHFPQELPKYLRGYHKCSKEDMVNLAGFLFRVKVDTDRSQFVMIPKMLKDLVPADQMRIMSAEEWKKHIINAYNKQAGMSVDESKVEFLRAICRWPTFGCAFFEVKQTSEPSFPSIIMIAISKQGVLFIHPKTKEVLATHPFNRITNWFSGSTYFHITIGNLVNGSTILCETSLGYKIDDLLQSYINMYHNERTVLPRNNFFSS